A single region of the Phycisphaerae bacterium RAS1 genome encodes:
- the pdg gene encoding Ultraviolet N-glycosylase/AP lyase, with translation MPRSSRSATRRSAPRPRATRSRETQADRHVRAARILAKLTTLYPDATCALDHAGPYELLVAVILSAQCTDERVNKVTPQLFRRYPTVDALAAADPAELEAIIKSTGFFRNKTRSLLGMAQRVCSSFGGQIPPNMEDLLSLPGVARKTANCILGTAYGLNAGIVVDTHVGRLALRLKLLTSARDDKDAVKIERDLMPLFPNESWTFLSHALIQHGRAVCIARSPSCDRCVLASECPSAFRVRNGGK, from the coding sequence ATGCCCCGTTCCTCGCGATCCGCCACAAGACGATCAGCGCCTCGTCCGCGCGCGACGCGTTCCCGCGAGACCCAAGCCGATCGCCACGTCCGGGCCGCGCGAATTCTCGCGAAGCTCACCACGCTCTATCCCGACGCCACCTGTGCTCTCGACCACGCCGGCCCCTACGAACTGCTGGTGGCCGTCATCCTGTCAGCTCAATGCACCGACGAGCGCGTCAACAAGGTCACTCCTCAGCTCTTTCGCCGCTATCCAACGGTCGACGCCCTCGCCGCCGCCGACCCGGCCGAGCTTGAGGCAATCATCAAGTCGACCGGGTTCTTCCGTAACAAGACGCGCAGCCTGCTGGGGATGGCGCAGCGCGTTTGCTCGAGCTTCGGCGGGCAGATTCCGCCAAACATGGAAGACCTCCTCTCGCTGCCGGGCGTCGCCCGCAAGACCGCCAACTGCATCCTAGGAACGGCGTACGGCTTGAACGCCGGGATCGTGGTTGACACCCACGTCGGGCGACTGGCGCTGCGGCTGAAGCTGCTCACCTCTGCCCGCGACGACAAGGATGCAGTGAAGATCGAGCGCGACCTGATGCCGCTGTTCCCGAACGAGTCGTGGACGTTTCTATCGCACGCGCTCATTCAACACGGCCGAGCGGTCTGCATTGCCCGCAGCCCCTCATGCGATCGTTGTGTGCTCGCTTCGGAATGCCCCTCCGCGTTTCGCGTTCGAAACGGGGGAAAGTAA